A genomic region of Pelodiscus sinensis isolate JC-2024 chromosome 1, ASM4963464v1, whole genome shotgun sequence contains the following coding sequences:
- the MGST1 gene encoding microsomal glutathione S-transferase 1 translates to MAELARLIDSEVFLAYATYTTIVLLKMMLMSIITAFFRITRKAFSNPEDTATFGKGENAKKYLRTDTDVERVRRGHLNDLENIVPFIGIGLLYALSGPALSTALLHFRIFVGARIFHTIAYLMPLPQPSRGLSWAVGYAVTISMAYRLLTTGLHL, encoded by the exons ATGGCTGAACTTGCCCGACTAATTGACAGTGAGGTCTTTCTGGCTTATGCTACTTACACAACcattgtccttttaaaaatgatgCTAATGAGTATTATAACAGCATTCTTCAGAATAACGAGAAAG GCATTTTCTAACCCAGAAGATACAGCGACGTTTGGCAAAGGTGAGAATGCTAAGAAGTACCTGAGGACTGATACAGACGTGGAACGTGTGCGCAG AGGTCACCTGAACGACCTTGAGAATATTGTCCCGTTTATTGGCATTGGTCTGCTGTATGCCCTGAGCGGCCCTGCTCTGTCCACAGCCTTGCTGCATTTCAGGATCTTCGTTGGGGCTAGAATCTTTCACACTATCGCGTATTtgatgcctctcccccagcccagcagagGCTTGTCTTGGGCAGTTGGGTACGCTGTTACCATCTCCATGGCGTACAGGCTGCTGACAACTGGGTTGCACCTCTAA